The Alcaligenes faecalis sequence TTGTGATTCGTAGTGGCCAATCAGGTTCGGGGTCGCAGCAGGTGGTGGAGTACGCGCTGAATTTGGGCAGCAACCCGGAGTTCACCTCTAGCGTGCTGGTCGCATATGCTCGTGCCGCCTACCGCATGAACAAGAGCGGTCAGATCGGTGCCCAGACTGTCCTGGATGTCGCTCCAGGCCTGCTCTCGCCCAAGTCGCCCGCACAGTTGCGCAAAGAGCTGCTGTAAGCTCAGTGCCGCCGTACCGGCCCGGTTCAGCCCGTCTGATCCGGGCCATTTGTCTTGTTTGATTTCAGGTGAATGATTCGGTGCGCCAATAAAGGGTAAAATAGCGCCCACTTCTTATTATTTTGAGTATTCTCATGCGCTTACTGATCGCACTATTGTTGCCGTGGTTAGGTTTTTTCACGATTGGTCGTCCAGTGGCGGGTATTATTTGCCTGATCCTGCAGTTGACCCTTATCGGATGGATCCCTGCCGCGATTTGGGCGGTATATGCTCTTAGCCAATACAAGACTGATAAGAAAATCGAGCAAGCCCTGGGCAAGCGGTAAACCCCGAGCTTTTCTTTTTCTACGTCTGAGCAGGCCATAATGCGCTTGCTCAGACGTTTTATATTTTTTTGCTGATACAGCCATGACCCCATCGTCTCCCGTGGGCCATTCTTCTGAGTCCGGTGAGCAAACGGTATCCGTAGATCCCGAGGCTGTGCCACGCCTGGAGCTTCGTCACATCACCAAGGCTTACCCGGCAGTGGTGGCCAACGACAATATTTCCTTGTCTATTCTGCCGGGGCAAATTCATGCCGTGCTGGGGGAGAATGGCGCGGGCAAGTCCACCCTGATGAAGATCATCTATGGGGTGATCAAACCGGATCAGGGTCAGATTCTGTGGGATGGCCAGCCTGTTCAGATCAGCAGCCCGGCTG is a genomic window containing:
- a CDS encoding YqaE/Pmp3 family membrane protein, with product MRLLIALLLPWLGFFTIGRPVAGIICLILQLTLIGWIPAAIWAVYALSQYKTDKKIEQALGKR